From a region of the Triticum aestivum cultivar Chinese Spring chromosome 7D, IWGSC CS RefSeq v2.1, whole genome shotgun sequence genome:
- the LOC123165901 gene encoding uncharacterized protein, giving the protein MALFGYSNSVRGLDGARIRRGAFTGGARGREGDDKKLRGSEEGSASRKASMTGGPNRSVAHLSCSQRQLCNAPTLIKREMVMHEEGEIMQTEQEPTMDLSMVSMDLTLLHCPLCLRPLKRPVYECKGGHLACADCRVERHRNQRQCQKCERGSGFDVLNMVVDAVLSSVRVECPHECCGLYVTYHKLADHQSVCPLAPSKCPVPVCGYEGPPPVLSHHISTVHPMPVHRIQAGSSPLPHYVAKLWANGSPGEPKGRTDAVKVEMEVTSSRDPGDVAVQELTFFTVPPKLLAGAKLVSLHIQIDKLTS; this is encoded by the exons atggccctgtttggatattctaactcagttagag ggttagatggagcgcggatacggcgaggcgccttcacgggcggtgcgagagggagggagggagatgaCAAGAAGCTTAGAGGAAGTGAGGAGGGATCTGCCTCGAGGAAG gcgtccatgacaggtgggcccaacaggtcggtggcccacctatcatgcagccaaaggcag CTTTGCAATGCCCCgaccctaataaagcgagagatggttatgcacgaggagggcgagatcatgcagacggaacaggagcCGACGATGGacctctctatggtctcgatggacctcaccttgctccattgccccttgtgcctccgccccttgaagcgtCCAGTGTATGAg tgcaagggagggcacctggcttgcgcagactgccgcgtcgagcgccacaggaaccagcggcagtgccagaagtgcgagcgcggcagtGGCTTCGACGTGCTGAACATGGTGGTGGATGCCGTCCTCTCCtcagtgagggtggagtgcccgcacgaatgctgtgggctctacgtcacttaccacaagctcgccgatcaccagagcgtgtgtccgctcgcgccctccaaatgccccgtgcccgtctgcggctacgaaggcccgccgccggtgctctcccaccacatcagcaccgtgcatcccatgcccgtgcacaggatcca AGCGGggtcgtccccactgccgcactacgtggccaagctgtgggcgaacggctcgccgggggagcccaaaggcaggaccgacgccgtcaaggtggaaatggaggtgacaagcagcagggatcccggcgacgtcgccgtgcaggagctgaccttcttcacagttccgcccaagctgctggccggggctaagctggtgtccctccacattcagattgacaagctcacgtcctaa